A genomic region of Melopsittacus undulatus isolate bMelUnd1 chromosome 5, bMelUnd1.mat.Z, whole genome shotgun sequence contains the following coding sequences:
- the KERA gene encoding keratocan, with product MTLKVCTSLLILFLFNSVWTRTVRQVYDELDPEHWSHYTSECPRECFCPPSFPNALYCDNKGLKEIPPIPARIWYLYLQNNLIETISEKSFVNATYLRWINLNKNKITNSGIESGVLSKLKRLLYLFLEDNELEEVPAPLPVGLEQLRLARNRISRIPEGAFSNLENLTMLDLHQNSLLDSALQSNTFQGLNNLMQLNIAKNSLKKMPLSIPANTLQLFLDNNSIEVIPENYFSAIPKVTFLRLNYNKLSDDGIPPNGFNVSSILDLQLSHNQLTKIPPINAHLEHLHLDHNRIKSVNGTQICPVSIAIAEDHGFYGNIPRLRYLRLDGNEIQPPIPLDIMICFQLLQAVVI from the exons ATGACTCTAAAAGTCTGTACAAgccttttgattttatttttattcaattcTGTGTGGACTCGAACTGTGAGACAAGTTTATGATGAGCTGGACCCTGAGCACTGGTCTCACTACACTTCTGAGTGTCCACGAGAGTGCTTTTGTCCTCCTAGTTTCCCCAATGCATTATATTGTGATAACAAAGGACTTAAAGAAATACCTCCAATCCCAGCAAGAATTTGGTACCTCTATCTTCAAAACAATCTAATTGAAACAATTTCAGAGAAGTCTTTTGTGAATGCCACTTATCTGAGATGGATAAATCTGAACAAGAATAAGATCACCAACAGTGGAATTGAGAGTGGTGTACTGAGCAAGCTGAAAAGGCTGCTTTACTTATTCCTTGAAGATAATGAATTGGAAGAAGTGCCTGCCCCATTACCAGTGGGCCTGGAACAGCTAAGACTGGCTAGAAACAGAATCTCCAGAATCCCAGAAGGAGCCTTCAGCAACTTGGAAAACCTTACTATGTTAGATCTGCACCAGAACAGTTTGTTGGACAGCGCTCTTCAAAGCAACACATTCCAAGGACTCAACAATCTCATGCAACTCAACATAGCAAAAAATTCACTCAAGAAAATGCCTTTAAGCATCCCAGCTAACACACTACAGTTGTTTTTGGACAACAACTCCATTGAAGTGATACCAGAAAACTACTTCAGTGCAATACCCAAAGTGACTTTCCTCAGGCTGAACTACAATAAATTATCTGATGATGGTATTCCCCCAAATGGGTTTAATGTTTCATCTATCCTAGATCTACAGCTGTCTCACAACCAGCTCACTAAAATTCCACCAATCAATGCTCATCTAGAGCACCTTCACCTTGATCACAACAGAATCAAAA GTGTCAATGGTACTCAAATATGCCCAGTCTCAATTGCTATAGCAGAAGACCATGGTTTTTATGGCAACATCCCTCGCCTCCGATACCTTCGCCTGGATGGTAATGAAATTCAACCTCCAATCCCACTGGACATCATGATATGCTTCCAACTACTTCAAGCTGTTGTCATATAA
- the LUM gene encoding lumican: MTLNSLPIFLLLISGIFCQYDYGPADDYGYDPFGPSAAVCAPECNCPLSYPTAMYCDNLKLKTIPIVPSGIKYLYLRNNMIEGIEENTFDNVTDLQWLILDHNHLENSKIKGRVFSKLKNLKKLHINYNNLTEAVGPLPKTLDDLQLSHNKITKVNPGALEGLVNLTVIHLQNNQLKADSISGAFKGLNSLLYLDLSFNRLTKLPTGLPHSLLMLYFDNNQIANVPDEYFQGFKALQYLRLSHNKLTDSGIPGNVFNITSLVELDLSFNQLKSIPTVSENLENFYLQVNKINKFPLSSFCKVVGPTTYSKITHLRLDGNNITRADLPQEMYNCLRVAAEISLE; encoded by the exons ATGACTTTAAACTCCTTACCCATCTTTCTGTTATTGATTAGTGGCATTTTTTGCCAATATGACTATGGTCCTGCAGATGATTATGGTTATGATCCTTTTGGGCCATCTGCAGCAGTCTGTGCCCCAGAATGTAATTGTCCACTAAGCTACCCTACTGCCATGTATTGTGACAATCTTAAACTGAAAACCATTCCAATTGTACCAAGTGGAATAAAATACCTTTATCTTCGAAACAATATGATTGAGGGCATTGAAGAGAATACATTTGATAATGTAACAGACCTACAGTGGCTGATCCTAGACCACAACCATTTGGAAAATTCAAAAATTAAGGGAAGAGTCTTCTCTAAACTAAAGAATCTGAAAAAACTTCACATTAACTACAACAATTTGACTGAAGCTGTTGGACCACTTCCCAAAACTCTGGATGACCTGCAGTTAAGTCACAACAAGATCACAAAAGTCAATCCTGGTGCACTTGAGGGGCTAGTGAATCTGACTGTCATTCACCTCCAGAACAACCAACTGAAAGCAGATTCTATTTCTGGAGCTTTTAAAGGCCTGAATTCACTTTTGTATCTTGACTTAAGCTTCAATCGACTTACAAAGCTACCAACAGGACTGCCTCACTCCTTACTCATGCTGTATTTTGATAATAACCAGATCGCAAATGTTCCTGATGAATACTTCCAAGGTTTTAAAGCCCTGCAATATTTACGGTTATCCCACAATAAGTTAACAGATTCTGGAATACCAGGCAATGTCTTCAACATCACCTCATTGGTTGAGTTGGATCTCTCCTTCAATCAGCTGAAGAGCATTCCAACTGTCAGTGAGAACCTCGAAAACTTCTACCTCCAAGTCAACAAAATTAACA AGTTCCCATTGAGCAGCTTCTGTAAGGTTGTTGGGCCAACAACCTATTCCAAGATCACACATTTGCGCTTGGATGGAAACAATATCACTCGGGCTGACCTGCCACAAGAGATGTACAACTGCCTCAGGGTGGCTGCTGAGATATCACTGGAGTGA